The DNA region aacacacatacgcacacgcacacgcgcacgcttacacacacacacacacagagtgcaagtGGCCTGTGTCTCCATAAcacagcagtaaaaaaaaaatcaaacccgGCTCCCCTCATCTTCACcaactctctgtgtgtctgctgtgctgaCTTGGTAAAGACACGGTCTGCCTGTGGGTCAGACTTCATGTTGGGCATGTGTCATTTCGCTCAATTTTTGGTGTGTCATTTTACTGAATTTTGGGTGTGTGTCATTTCACTGAGTTTTGGGGTGTATGGTACTTCTGCTTCAGTCACAGGAATCTCTCCTAAATCACAACCAGAAGAGTTTAGCAGCTCAGTACATCGATGGTGTTATTGTACATCAAAATAATGATTGTTTCCCTTAACAACACCTCGGCAACCTCCACTGTTCCAGAAAGATTtcacctttttttgttttctaacATTTCTGAATATCAGGAcaaatacgtacatacatacttcAGTGTCAGGTTCCTCATTCTAAATCAGTGTGTCTCGACAACATCAATAGCATCAATGAAAAACACAAGATCAAAAAATATATCATTTGTCATGGGCCAGTATTATTTTTCGTCCACAATCAAAGCAGTCTTTTGACATCAACGTACAGCTGTTCAGCAGTGATTGTTCCCCACACAGGGCtttcacactctatctctctctctttctcagtggtTTTGCTGGTTTGGAGTATTCAAAATGGACAACACAGTAGAAAAAGAAACAAGAGAAACATGTTATGAAAAACGAAAGATGACAGCTCGTGTTTGAGTAGTCTCTTTTGAAGCATCACTGTCATGAATCACGTTCTGTAGCAAATTATGGGATGTTGAAGCACAGTCattcttttaaaaaatgtgtttgggCACATCCGATTGGGTGGTCAAGGCACAGGTGTGCTCCAATCAGGGAGCTccgtctgtcggtctctctctgctACAGAATATCTTTTtatcaaggaaaaaaaacaaaagtgagtAAAATAAAAACCAAAAATGTCTGAGACAGAATTTGTAACTGTCTGTGTGCGCAATTATGAGCGTCTTTGAGTCACAAAGACGCAGctgccaaataaataaatagataaataaataaagaaaggcaGATAGCTGCTAGCATTagcatgaataaataaacaaacggaAAGAAGGGGTGTCGCCGCGGTAACCAACTACTTATGGAGTGCAAAATTTCAGCTCGCAGCAGACACCCTtggaaacctgtgtgtgtgagtgaatgagtgtcgGTATGTgggcaggtgtgtgagtgtgtgtgttgttgtagcAGGTGTGAGAACAAGTGCTAAaatcgaatgtgtgtgtgtctgaaagaagATGGAAAAGGTGTATGGGAGAGATGTTATATAACATATAGAgcgctgtgtctgtgtgcgtgtggggaggggggcatgcATGCACCTGTGTATGTTATTGATAATGAAGGACAAAGGAAGATTAATGTTTctccttgtgtgcatgtgttcccaCTGTACGCAGAGATGCACATGTGGCTgattgtgtgtgagggtgagtgtgcatgtgtttgtttatggCTGTGTGAGTGTCCTTCTGCACGAGCAGCATATGTGTATCTGCGCGCACATCgcctgcatgtgtatgcgtgtgcccgTGCACGCGGGCccgacagtgtgtgtatgtgtgtgcactgttaaGATGTTGCCTCCCTCCCCAGAAGAGCTCCGTATTCTACACTCCGTGCCAGAGACAACCACACCCCCCTCTGCCATTGGCTGCTTTTCATAGAGACAGCCAAACCCCCTTCTCCGATTGGCCGCTTCATTCCTCCTGCAGCCATGGCACTCGTTCCACCATTCTCCTTTCATCCTTTTACacgtttctcttttttccttcccctcttcctcactccctctctgcctcctctcctcttctctcctccccagccTAGCCCCCTCCTCACTGGCATTCAACACACAGCAGTGTGGTGCGGATGAACAACCAGACAGAAGAGCGGTGAGGGTAGTAGTACGCTACACATTACACgtttgcagtgttcatttaattCACCTAGAAAGTTAAATTTAACACACTTCTGTGGAGTGTATTTGGTTCATCTCTCTTGAAGTTGAATTCAATTTGGCATCTTGTTCATGTGTAGCACGGTGAGGGTGATTCATTACGTGTAAACACACCGTAGCAGAGTGCCACCTAATACTACTACTCCTCTCTCGAAGGTTGCCATTTTGAGGGCACGTGTCTGTGATGGAATACCGTAGTGCGGTGTGTGGAATTCACACGGCCAAAACCCCATTTCAGGACCGTCAAATTctatcaaatattttttttctgcttttctaTTCCTCTTCACATGTATTTTTCTCCTCTATTTCaatttctctgttctctctcctcaaCCACCACAGCAAACAGAGGCGTGCCTAACTGTACAAATACTACCCTGTCAGCCTCTGTGAGGGCCACATTTTATGATATGGTTATGTTTCTTTTTTACCCTTGTTTTCCATTTTTAACAACATCTACTTATGCAGTACCGCATCCTTTTTTTTAGTATAAATGATAAAACCTCTCAGTAGCCAACCACAATCCCTAACTCCCCACTGCAACATCACTTGCTGTGCGTAACTTGTTTTGAATGAGAGATATTAAACAGGATttgcggtgtgtgtttgtgtttggactGCAGTGTTTGTAATTGCCAATATCAGTGTCTACTGTGTGTTTTTCAGAACAATCTAGGCAGACCTTATTTCCTACAGACAAATATGTCTCAAATGTCCAAATGAGTCTTTTCTTGTTGCATCAAAGctttaaaaaacacaaacaaaaaaataacaaaggtCTATAAAAAATCAATAGTCTTATTTCAAAAGTCTTAGTTCACTCCTTTCTTCTGCTTGTCAGTCtttttcttcctcatcctctccagaCCGTTTCATCCCCCTATCTCTTCATTCGTCCACCCCATCAGTCCATACCTCTTCTCCCCGTTATTtaatcttctcttcctctccatctccttccacATTACCACATCCCTCttttcctcatccctcctcttctctcccatgaCATCATCACTCTATCTCCCACTCCTCTTTTCAACTTCTGCAGaatccctccatcccctctcctctatcccataTTATTCTATCCCTCCATACTCTCTTCTAGATCCCTCATCCCTCaatcaacccccccacacaccccttcacctctatccctctcccccatTCCTACCTCTATTTCTTTCCCCCCTGCCTCCCACTATTCCtttcctctatccctctttccccccatccctccacttctcctctccacatccttcCATCTGTAGTGCAGAGGTGCTTTTATTAGTTCAGTTctagagcagggcagggcaggggaggggcgTGTCACGTCTAGTGCACAGTCTCCGCCCCCCTGGCCAAAGGCCCCGCTCTGATTGGTGGGGCCACGGGCCGGCGCCTCCTCTGACTGGGCGAGCTGCGGCATCGCGGTGATGCGGgcgggggtgtgggtggggtggcgGCCGGGGGCTCGCAGGGCTGCAAGAGGGGACTGGGGGGCTGTAGTGACAGCGGGGGGCTGCTGACTCCCTGCAACAGAGGGCTAGGGGGCTGCGAGCGGGCCGCGGTGGTAGACGACACACAGCTGTCCTGCATGGCCGGACTCTGCACGTCACCGTCGCTCCCTCCAGGGGGCGCCAGCATCAGCACGTAGCTGCCCTTCTCGGTCGTCGTCGGCGGGGACAGGATGGGGGACACGTGTACCCAGGTCAGGCTCGGCTCCAGCCAATGGGGAACCAGGGGGGCGAGGCTGTCCTCCTTTGCTTCCTGGTCCTGGAGCTGATGCTGAAGCGGGTGGGGATGCTCGAGGTCCAGACCGTGGTCCTGATGCTGCAGCTGCAGGTCGGGATGCGGATGCTTCTCCAGGTCCGGATCGAAGTGGTGCTGAAGCTGCTCGTCTTTCTTTGGCTCAGGGTCGTCCAGGTCAGGGTGTTGATGGAGGCCTGGATGCCCCGGGTTTGAGAGGCAGTGCTGGGTGTTCTGCTGGTGTTGCAGCCTCTGGTTGTCCGGTGCTGTGTGGGATTGGGGCTGTGAGCTGCTACTGCCACCGGTTCCCTGCTCTGCGCTCTCACACATGCCACCCCTGACCTGGAAGCGCTTGGACAGGATTGGGGACGGGGAAGACGAGTCTGTCTCTGACCAGCTTAGCCGACGCTTCTGTGAGTGAAAGAGGATTAGAGACACATTATATTTTATATGAAGGTAATAATTAAACAATATAAAATGGACAGAATTCTGTTGGGAGATGAGGAAATGATGGGTACATGATGGAAATAATATTAACATGAGAGTTGAGAggatgcatacagtatattagaTCAATAGTAGGGTAGTAGTTCCTTCATTGATCCATAAGGAaataatattatattacattgcattacattacattacattatattatattatataatttcAAACAGACGATTTTGCTCTGTAGTTGGACATGTGCATGGGATATCCCAGTGAGGTTAGCATTCAAGTGTAAAAAAGTCCTGCACATcgtccattccaccagcaaactttaatacaacattttggTCAACCGAACAAACCTGAAGAAGGCCGGATGACGTTATATCAACTATATCATTgccattgtgtgtgagtgtgtggcctACCTTGACAGGCATGTGTAGCTGGTCCTTGTgcttgtgtgggggggtggtgtgtcTGGGGGCGGCGGGGGCCGTCTGGGGGGTGGATGCGGGGGTGCGGCGGGCCAacagaggaagagcagaggaagaggacgatGAAGATGACGCCGCCGCAGACACCTGAGGGAACCACACCTTCAGCATCATCTCCACCTGCACCAACGTACGCAGATACTTCTCactggagggagatagagagagagagagagagagagggagggggagacggagggagatggagagagagagagagagagagagagagagagagagagagagagagagaaagagagagagagagagaggttaacaTCCTCAAGTTACGTACTATCTGCCTGAGTTCGGGCCGGGGATTAAAGCAGCAGCTGCAGCCTAGGGTGCCAGATGGGAGCCCCAGATTGGCAGAAAGTGACAAATTGCAGAatagtgacaagatgcaatgcggAAAAAATCAGCTGTCATGATGAGTACAGTTGGTGGACATGCTTTAATTGCATCTTTAATTACTAGCTCATAATTGTGACACTATCTACAATTTGGGGCGAAATTTGCCCACCagtggggcccacagcaacctgcagccaaGGGGTCCTAggcaatcttaatccggccctggcctgagtagctgtgcttgtgtgagtcatatatatatatagagagaaactCTTCAGAAGTTCTTTCATAACTTTCGGTCTTCAGGGCCACTGAGTATAGTgctgaaaacagacagacagacagacagacagacacaggcacacacacacacacacactcatcttacCCGACGCTGGGTTTCTGCAGTACCCCCACGATCCTCTGGATGCGGTCCATGGCAACACTCTGCTGGAAGCTACTCAGACCTGTCAATCAAACACAAGACAAGACTCAGACTTACTATACACgcacataactctctctctctctctctctctctctctctctctctctttttctctctctctttttttctctctctttttttctctctctgtctctctctctttttctctctctctctctctctctctctctctctcacacacacacacacacacacacacacacacacacacacacacacacacacacacacacacacacacacacagctgtgtaaaTGTCTTAGCCATAAATCATTCAGCCACATGATTTGCATTCCACCACTCCACGTCTcgtaaatgtacacacacagacgcacacacacatagacacaaacacactctcttgcATGTGATCTATAGTATAAAATGACTTAATCTCCCTATATGTAAGGGGAGAGAGGGTACTGATACAGTTGATACCTATACACTGGGgtagatagagagatgagagactgtgtgtgtgtgtgtgtgtgtgtgtgtgtgtgtgtgtgtgtgtgtgtgtgtgtgtgtgtgtgtgtgtgtgtgtgcgcgcgcatgtgtgtgtgtgtgtgtgtgatgtttgtgcttgcgcatgtgtgcatctgtttctgtgtgtgcatgtgtgtgtgtgtatgtatgcatgtgtgtttgtgtatctgttttcctctctctctcactctctctctctctctctctcagaatatgtgtgtgtgtgtgtgtgtgtgtgtgtgtgtgtgtgtgtgtgtgtgtgtgtgtgtgtgtgtgtgtctgtctgtctgtctgtctgtctgtctgtctgtctgtctgtctgtgtgtgtgtgtgtgtgtgtgtttgtgtgcaagtcaTAGCAACAGGAACGGTGGAAGGGGGTTTGTAGTAAAAAGAATGCCAACTCATAAACATTCAGAAAAATGCCAAACCTGTTTGTCAAATgccttctagtgtgtgtgtgtgtcagtgtgtcatgtCACCTGTATTTTTTGTGAATCTATGCTGGTGAAACAtgaactcactcacacagacgcacagatgtacacacactaaCATGTGGGTGCAAGGATACTCACATGCTCAAGAggactctcatacacacacacactgatgcacgcgcgcgcgcacacgcacacacacacacacacacacacacacaca from Engraulis encrasicolus isolate BLACKSEA-1 chromosome 5, IST_EnEncr_1.0, whole genome shotgun sequence includes:
- the LOC134449360 gene encoding proline-rich protein 36-like — protein: MQMSGRAPSPPSHDSLSSSDSFLFSSSDPVEDDTDVFLSSSSSSLSSLSSLSSLSAPPPPLRSSLGLTSPGSHAACDGFDRGAFHPSSAIGGARQHSTPLSSSSSSSSSFSSTSGAWSASDSEGMAGLSEGGAGVGDNREPSQGDQLFARKCLELRCYIRPLLELLHGLKNGRFDKGLSSFQQSVAMDRIQRIVGVLQKPSVGEKYLRTLVQVEMMLKVWFPQVSAAASSSSSSSSALPLLARRTPASTPQTAPAAPRHTTPPHKHKDQLHMPVKKRRLSWSETDSSSPSPILSKRFQVRGGMCESAEQGTGGSSSSQPQSHTAPDNQRLQHQQNTQHCLSNPGHPGLHQHPDLDDPEPKKDEQLQHHFDPDLEKHPHPDLQLQHQDHGLDLEHPHPLQHQLQDQEAKEDSLAPLVPHWLEPSLTWVHVSPILSPPTTTEKGSYVLMLAPPGGSDGDVQSPAMQDSCVSSTTAARSQPPSPLLQGVSSPPLSLQPPSPLLQPCEPPAATPPTPPPASPRCRSSPSQRRRRPVAPPIRAGPLARGAETVH